AGCAATGCACGATCGCCTCCCTGATGGCCGTATTCCGTGTTCACACGCTTGAAATGGTCGATATCAGACATAAGCAGCGCGAAAGGAGTTCCGAGGTTCCGATAACGTCGGAATTCCTCTTCAAGACGTGCGAGAAAATAATCCTTACGATAGAGCCCCGTCGCCTGATCGACGGTGGCCAGCTCATGCAGACGGGCGTTTTCGATCGCTATAGAGGCCTGATCAGCCATCACCTGTAAAATATGAAGGTCGTCCCGATCAAAGTTGCGGTTATCCGTTTTGTTGAGTACCTGAATCGTTCCCAGAATACGCTTCCTGAAAATCAACGGAACGCACATCATCGATCGTGTATGGAATCCCGACGACTGGTCGGCTTTGCGATAGAAGCGCGGATCGTTGGCGGCGTCTTCGACGAGCACAGGCTCCCCTTTTTCGGCGACCCAGCCGGCAATCCCCTCGCCGATTTTTAGGCGTATTTTTTTGACGGCGTCGCTTTTTTCACCCTGAACGGTGAAGAAATACAGCTCCTGAACGTCCTCGTCGACGAGCATCAACGACGACGCCTCGGCATCGGTCACATCGCGCGCCTTGGACATCAAACGTTCGAGAACGAGTTGCAGATCCAGGCTCGACGAAAGCGTCCGGTTCGCCTCAAGAACGAGGTAGAGCTTATCGATCTCCTGTTCAAGCCGATGAATTTTTTCTTCTGTATTTTCCAAACGATGCACTCCGCTCAAAATAGGGAACCGTAACCCGGCCCTCTGTCAAACAAGAAAAAGACTTCCCCTTCTTCGCGAACGTGAAGAATGGCACGTATGGAACCCTTTGGACCGGAACAGCTTCGTGAAATGATCGGAGGCCCTTCGCGCAACAGAGCCGAAGAATTCATGCATAAGGCCCGGGCCGGCCGGTCCCCTGATCCTCGCAGTCCGGCAGGGCCGCCCGCCGGCGCTCCGATAAACGAAGTGGGCGCCCACCATGACGGCGCCATCCGCAACCATCTTGCCGGGCTCGTGCGGGCATTCTTACAGAGCGGCGATAAAGCGAAACTGCGAGAGCTTCTTGTGGAGCATCGTAATTTCATCGACGGCATCTTGAATCTCCTCGATTCGCAGAAATAATTCAGGGGATAGCAAATCCCAATTCTCTTAACGAGGCCTGAACCGCCGCATATCTCTGCCTGGATTTTGGCGTAACAGCCAGCCGCTTGATGTCGTCAGCTCGCTGCAGGATTGCCTGTTTGATTTCGGGTTTCTTTTCGCCTGCATAAACGCCCTTCAACACGTCGACCTGCCGCTCCAGGATGCCAATGCGCGCCATATCGCGCCTGTACTCTTTCGCCGCAATGTCATAGATGTACTGCCCCGGCCCCACCTGTAAAAGACGGCCATCGGGCAGCACCAGCCGGTCCCCCGGAAGAACGAGATTCGGATCTTTTTCGGGCTGTTGCTCGGCAATCGGTGAAAAGCCGTTTTTTACGGCGAGCACGTTCGCATAGGCAAAGAGTTCGGCAGCCGTCACCTCGACTCCATCTTCGCCGGGAACCGGATGATCATTCTGCAGATCACCCGGTCTGGCCGGCGAGATAAGATCGGGATGGTCGCTTAAACCGCTATCTTCCCATTTTTTTTTACGTCGTTTGCGCTTCCTTCTACCAGCGACGGATCGAGCTGGCTCATTTCAGTGGATTTATCCGAACCGAAAAACCCGCTCACAGCTGAGAAGTCCACGCGACTCAATCCGAACCCGGCGGCCAGAAGAAGCCCGAGGCCCAAAAGGATCAAAGCGGCCTTACCCTGCATCGGTGTGCCCGGAACGGACGGACGCTTTCCCGCGAAGAAACGATCCTTGAGCCCTGCAAACCAATCCACCATTTCAGGAATGCGAAGGGTTTGAACGACGACCCGCAGCCAGTAAGGAAGCTTCATGTAAAAAGGAAGGCCCTCTCGAGCATTTACATCGACGGCTCCCAGCTGCAACGCTTCAAAAAGGTGCTGCAAGCGCTGTCTTTC
This region of Leptonema illini DSM 21528 genomic DNA includes:
- a CDS encoding sensor domain-containing diguanylate cyclase — translated: MENTEEKIHRLEQEIDKLYLVLEANRTLSSSLDLQLVLERLMSKARDVTDAEASSLMLVDEDVQELYFFTVQGEKSDAVKKIRLKIGEGIAGWVAEKGEPVLVEDAANDPRFYRKADQSSGFHTRSMMCVPLIFRKRILGTIQVLNKTDNRNFDRDDLHILQVMADQASIAIENARLHELATVDQATGLYRKDYFLARLEEEFRRYRNLGTPFALLMSDIDHFKRVNTEYGHQGGDRALLELAGMILRVVRDEGEEDMAGRYGGEEFCVLMPNTTEERAMVVAEKIRTSIEAHRFSIDGREAAITISIGVTSVPYHNDVINNSEEMIKYADDALYLCKDRGRNCSALYEKKD